The candidate division KSB1 bacterium sequence ATGGCGCTGTCGATGCCAAGACTGGTGCTCTCTGCGGCAAGATCAACGTGCACCTGCCCATTGGTGGCATACGAGCGCATTAGACTGTCAACCAGGCTCCGCAAGTATTCGCCAAAGTCGATTTCAGACAGACTAGCGGAACGGTAGAGTTTTTCGTGGATGAGAGCCATGGATTTGACCCTGTTCTGGCTATCGCGCAGCGCCTGTATGGCCTCTGGGGAGGTGAGACGGTCGCACTGCAAGTTGAGCAGGCTGCACACCACCTGCATGTTGTTCTTCACACGATGATGAATCTCCTTGAGCAGCATTTCCTTTTCTTTGAGCGAGGCGGCCAGCGTCTCCTCTGCCACTTTCCGCGCGGTGATATCATGGGCCACGCCATTCTGTCCCACGACGTGGTCGCCCTCTATCATCGGGTTGGTCATGAAGGAAAACCACCGTTCCTTGCCGTTTCGGTCGAGCGTGCGGAATTCCATGAAAAGCGACTTCTGACGGGTGAGAACTTGCTGTTTATACGCCTCTGCCACACGCCGCCGGTCCTCGGGATGGACAAAACGCAGGTAGCGCTGGCCGAGCACCTCATCTGCGCTAGTGAACCCGAGCGCGCGTACTGCCGCCTCGTTGGCGTAAGTTATTCTGCCGTGAAGATCCACGTTCATCAGGAAGGCCTGGGTCCCCTCCACGATGGCGCGGTACCGTTCCTCTGCCAGTCTGATCTTTTCTTCGGCGCGCTTCCGCGCGATGGCGTTGGCCAGCATTTCCCCCACTACGCGCAACAGCACGATGAATGACTCGGGCCACTCTCGTTGCGCCCGCACGGAATCGAAACCGAGGAAGCCAATCAACTCGCCGCCTGACACCATCGGCACCACGATTACCGACTGGATACCCTGGGCTTGCAGGATTTCCTTTTCCGCCGCTGCCTCCTCAGGGAGATCGGCCACACACGGTACGTAGATGTTCTCCAGAGCGCGGAGATGCTTCATCCACCATGGGACGACGTCCACTGGAATGTTTTGTAGATTCTGCATCTCCGGAGTAACGCCCTCGGCCACCCACTCGTGGGTGTTGCTCATGGTGGAGCCATCCTCCGAAAAACAGAACACGTAGCTGCGGTCCACCTTGGCGAAAGAGCCAATCGATGCCAGGGTGCGGTTGATGCCAGAGTCCACCTCTTCGCCGCGGAGGCGCACAAAGTCGCTCGCTAAGACGGCGATCAACTCTTCGAATGCCAACCGTTCGCTGAGCGCCTGCTCCACCCTTGTGCGCTCGCTTATTTCGCACTGCAGCACTGCGTTGGTAGTCATCAGTTCGGCGGTGCGCTCCTGAACACGCCGCTCGAGCTGCTCATGGGCTTCGCGTAGGCGGCGCTCGGCCTTCTGCCGTTCGGCGATCTCCCCGCTCAGCCGCACGTTTAGCTCTTGCAGCTCTCTGTTCTTTTGGCGGATGGAACGGGTCAACCACCTGTGCCCCAGAACAAGCAAGATCAACAAGCCAAACACGACGAGAGCCTGCAGCCAGATAAGTTGGGTAAAACGCGAGGTCGTCCAACTGGAGAGAAAACCACAGCCTTCGTGGAGCCCCAGGGCACCCGGGTAGATAGTGAGACCGAAACCCTGCGCGTCATGCGCTCTATGGGTAACCACCTGGGCGGTTAGCGCGTTGTGCGCACCAGGGTCTCGCAGAGACAAAGTCTCCGCAGTGTTAGGAGCTCCCCAAAGTGACAGCAACAACATCAGCATTGCAGTTGACCGGACGCGCATGACAACCACTCCTCCCGGCAACGGCACCTCAGCCTACCGAGATCGGGAAAGCTTGAGTGCCGCTCATCGATGCGTTTTTGGCTAGTTCGCCGGCCATCAATGACGTTGGCCCTTGCTCGCCTCATCGGCAAGAAGCCAGGCTATGCCCATTTGGCGAACGGCCTTACGCAGGTAGCTGGTAGCCCCGAGCCCGTAGGCCTGAACCAAATCGCTCTCCGCATCCGAGGCGGTGAGCACCACCACCTTCAGGGCCGCGGTGCGTTGGTCGGCGCGAATGCGTTGCAGGACCTGCAAGCCATCCACTTTCGGCAACCTGAGATCCAGCAGAACAAGGTCCGGCAGCCCAGCCGGTTCCCGCCCCTGGTAGGGGCCAGTGCAGAAGAGATAATCCAATGCCTCTGCCCCGTCCCTGAGGACCGTTACCTCACAGGGTACACCGCTCCGGCGCAAGGCGCGCATGGTCAGCGCCTCGTCGCTCGGATTGTCCTCCACCAACAGTATGTGCTTCTTGTGCATGTGTACAGCCCTCACGTTCCGGAAGGGTGAAGTAGATCGTTGCCCCTCGCTCCACCTGACCTTCCGCCCACACTTTGCCGCCGTGCCTGGTCACGATGCGCTGCACCGTTGCCAAGCCGATCCCGTTCCCTTCGAATTCGCTGAGTGAATGGAGCCGCTGAAAGGGCGTGAAAAGCCGGT is a genomic window containing:
- a CDS encoding PAS domain S-box protein, with product MRVRSTAMLMLLLSLWGAPNTAETLSLRDPGAHNALTAQVVTHRAHDAQGFGLTIYPGALGLHEGCGFLSSWTTSRFTQLIWLQALVVFGLLILLVLGHRWLTRSIRQKNRELQELNVRLSGEIAERQKAERRLREAHEQLERRVQERTAELMTTNAVLQCEISERTRVEQALSERLAFEELIAVLASDFVRLRGEEVDSGINRTLASIGSFAKVDRSYVFCFSEDGSTMSNTHEWVAEGVTPEMQNLQNIPVDVVPWWMKHLRALENIYVPCVADLPEEAAAEKEILQAQGIQSVIVVPMVSGGELIGFLGFDSVRAQREWPESFIVLLRVVGEMLANAIARKRAEEKIRLAEERYRAIVEGTQAFLMNVDLHGRITYANEAAVRALGFTSADEVLGQRYLRFVHPEDRRRVAEAYKQQVLTRQKSLFMEFRTLDRNGKERWFSFMTNPMIEGDHVVGQNGVAHDITARKVAEETLAASLKEKEMLLKEIHHRVKNNMQVVCSLLNLQCDRLTSPEAIQALRDSQNRVKSMALIHEKLYRSASLSEIDFGEYLRSLVDSLMRSYATNGQVHVDLAAESTSLGIDSAIPCGLIVNELVSNALKHAFPKARAGMIRVSFARENGRYALQVADDGVGFPKGLDFRNSPSLGLQLVSTLVDQLEGEIELHSNGRGSQFVIRFPAR
- a CDS encoding response regulator; the protein is MHKKHILLVEDNPSDEALTMRALRRSGVPCEVTVLRDGAEALDYLFCTGPYQGREPAGLPDLVLLDLRLPKVDGLQVLQRIRADQRTAALKVVVLTASDAESDLVQAYGLGATSYLRKAVRQMGIAWLLADEASKGQRH